A section of the Pseudomonas fluorescens genome encodes:
- the flgA gene encoding flagellar basal body P-ring formation chaperone FlgA, with product MDIKTTVSRRLRSPQYRRLLCAWMALLALGTGHQARADNVTLPDLLIGVTQGFLEFTVEDYLATTQTPGRYEIQVNPLDPRLRMPMCDKELTGSLESPAQPIGRVTVRVRCDGSSPWTVFVPAQVRLFRDVVTVTRPLKRTGIIGFEDVALRERDISQISQGYLTSVDQAIGQKLTRPMVTDQVITLVHLEQAEVVRKGDQVVISASSGGLNVKMPGEALANGGMSEQIRVKNLNSKRVIKARVTAPGQVEVAL from the coding sequence ATGGACATCAAAACGACAGTTTCCCGACGCCTTCGTTCGCCACAGTACCGCAGATTGCTCTGTGCCTGGATGGCGTTGCTTGCCTTGGGCACAGGCCACCAGGCCCGTGCCGACAACGTCACCTTGCCTGATCTGCTTATCGGCGTCACTCAAGGCTTTCTTGAGTTCACTGTAGAAGATTATCTGGCGACCACCCAGACGCCGGGCCGGTATGAAATCCAGGTCAACCCGTTGGACCCGCGTTTGCGCATGCCTATGTGCGACAAGGAATTGACAGGCTCCCTGGAAAGCCCAGCCCAACCCATTGGCCGCGTGACCGTGCGCGTGCGCTGCGACGGCAGCTCGCCCTGGACCGTGTTCGTGCCGGCCCAGGTCCGCCTGTTTCGCGACGTAGTGACTGTCACTCGCCCACTCAAGCGCACTGGCATCATCGGTTTTGAAGATGTGGCCTTGCGCGAACGAGACATCAGCCAGATCAGCCAGGGCTACCTCACCTCCGTAGACCAGGCCATCGGGCAGAAACTGACCCGACCAATGGTCACCGACCAGGTCATCACTCTGGTTCATCTGGAACAGGCAGAAGTGGTGCGCAAGGGTGACCAGGTGGTGATATCCGCCAGCAGTGGCGGCCTGAACGTGAAAATGCCGGGGGAAGCCCTGGCCAATGGCGGGATGAGCGAACAGATTCGCGTAAAGAACCTCAACTCCAAGCGCGTGATCAAGGCCCGGGTAACAGCCCCTGGCCAGGTGGAGGTGGCGTTATAG
- the flgM gene encoding flagellar biosynthesis anti-sigma factor FlgM — protein sequence MVIDFSRLNSAQATPGGTRTNATKDSVEAKAATLPAKAEQTASPQSGESVHLSNEAQQLQKITDSLRDQPVVNKARVAELKQAIADGSYQIDNDRLAGKIIKAER from the coding sequence ATGGTCATTGATTTCAGCCGATTGAACAGCGCCCAGGCAACGCCCGGCGGTACGCGTACCAACGCGACCAAGGACAGCGTTGAAGCCAAGGCTGCGACACTGCCCGCCAAGGCAGAACAAACCGCCTCGCCCCAAAGTGGCGAATCGGTGCACTTGAGCAACGAGGCTCAACAGTTGCAGAAGATCACGGACTCGCTGCGCGATCAGCCGGTTGTCAATAAAGCCCGTGTGGCCGAGTTGAAGCAGGCGATTGCCGATGGCAGCTATCAGATCGACAACGACCGTTTAGCCGGCAAAATCATCAAAGCCGAGCGCTAG
- a CDS encoding flagella synthesis protein FlgN — MHDENLLQLINEDLVPAQQLLELLQDEFVALCGRDMRLLEDILARKQSLIILLEQHGQKRSQILLSLGLPADHSGLEQLASHSSVGDQLLTQSAALNELLINCQQANVLNGQSIQLQQSTTANQLRILHGGEPPALYNAQGSTSRLVKPSTLSQA; from the coding sequence ATGCACGACGAAAATCTGCTGCAACTGATCAATGAAGACCTGGTTCCCGCACAACAGTTGCTGGAGCTGCTTCAAGACGAATTCGTAGCCCTCTGCGGCCGCGACATGCGCCTGCTGGAAGACATCCTGGCACGCAAGCAATCGCTGATCATCCTGCTTGAACAACACGGCCAGAAACGCAGCCAGATCCTGCTCAGCCTGGGCCTGCCCGCTGATCACAGCGGCCTGGAACAACTGGCCAGCCATTCGTCAGTCGGCGACCAGTTGCTGACCCAGAGCGCAGCGCTCAATGAGTTGTTGATCAACTGCCAGCAAGCCAACGTGCTTAATGGCCAGTCGATCCAACTGCAGCAATCCACCACCGCCAACCAGTTGCGCATCCTGCATGGCGGCGAACCCCCAGCCCTGTACAACGCCCAGGGCTCCACCTCACGGCTGGTCAAGCCCAGCACCCTCAGCCAAGCCTGA
- a CDS encoding flagellar brake protein has translation MFNTLSAEDAPQPPKVLTTPLEIASTLRLLQESHDPLIITFHERNQRFQSYLVDVDKDSKTLSLDEMIPPEGERYLENGEAFRIEGFHEGVRVAWESNGPLTIGTKDGHRIYKGSLPEEVVYHQRRNAFRAALKLAQLVNIELGGEKLKAPISGKLLDISATGCKLRFDGDISERLQLGQVYDRFIAALPFGSMTTAVELRYLHFEERINTTFAGVRFHNMSGLVQRQVERFVYQLQREARRFDKDDDM, from the coding sequence GTGTTCAACACCCTTAGCGCGGAAGATGCTCCGCAGCCACCCAAGGTCCTCACCACTCCTCTGGAAATTGCCAGCACCCTGCGGCTGCTGCAAGAAAGCCACGACCCGTTGATCATCACCTTCCACGAACGCAACCAGCGCTTCCAGAGCTACCTGGTGGATGTCGATAAAGACAGTAAGACCCTGAGCCTGGACGAAATGATCCCGCCCGAAGGTGAACGCTACCTGGAAAACGGCGAAGCATTTCGCATCGAAGGCTTTCACGAAGGCGTACGCGTAGCCTGGGAAAGCAATGGCCCCCTGACCATCGGCACCAAGGATGGCCACCGCATCTATAAGGGCAGCCTACCGGAGGAGGTGGTCTACCATCAGCGGCGCAATGCCTTTCGTGCGGCTTTGAAACTGGCGCAACTGGTGAATATCGAATTGGGCGGCGAGAAACTCAAGGCACCTATCAGCGGCAAGTTGCTGGATATCTCCGCCACCGGCTGCAAGCTGCGCTTTGACGGTGACATTTCCGAGCGCCTGCAACTGGGCCAGGTCTATGACCGCTTTATTGCCGCCCTGCCCTTTGGCAGCATGACCACCGCGGTGGAGTTGCGCTACCTGCACTTTGAAGAAAGGATCAACACCACCTTTGCAGGCGTGCGCTTTCACAACATGAGCGGCCTGGTACAGCGCCAGGTTGAGCGCTTTGTCTACCAGTTGCAGCGCGAAGCGCGACGGTTCGACAAAGATGACGACATGTAA
- a CDS encoding MFS transporter: MRQIWKSFRALYFASLMMLIGSGLLSTYLALRLAADNVDSLWVGALMAANYFGLVLGGKIGHRLIARVGHIRAYATCAGIVGAAVLGHGLVDWLPAWIVLRIIVGLGMMCQYMVIESWLNEQADARQRGVVFSGYMIASYLGLVLGQLILVMHPQLGLELLMLVALCFALCLVPVAMTRRIHPAPLHPAPMEPRFFIKRVPQSLSTVLGAGLIVGSFYGLAPLYAAQQGLSTEQVGLFMGSCIFAGLLVQWPLGWLSDRYDRALLIRCFALCLAVAALPLAIMTQVPLEVLFVAGFLCSLVQFCLYPLAVAFSNDHVEGDRRVSLTAMLLVTYGVGASIGPLLAGVVMKLFGSQMLYAFFSLCALILVWRIRPKAVTNLHQVDDAPLHHVAMPDSMSSSPLVAALDPRVDGQVVQDQMQTAAPEPAPDAEPELEPELEPQPASEPSEHPDPDDHPHDLSRARP, translated from the coding sequence ATGCGCCAGATCTGGAAATCTTTTCGAGCCCTTTATTTTGCCTCCTTGATGATGCTGATCGGCTCCGGCCTGCTCAGTACTTACCTGGCCCTGCGCTTGGCGGCTGATAACGTCGACAGCCTGTGGGTCGGTGCGCTGATGGCGGCCAACTATTTTGGCCTGGTGCTGGGTGGCAAGATAGGGCACCGCCTGATCGCCCGGGTCGGTCATATCCGGGCCTACGCCACCTGTGCCGGGATTGTCGGTGCCGCCGTGCTGGGCCATGGTCTGGTGGATTGGCTACCGGCCTGGATCGTACTGCGGATAATTGTCGGCCTGGGCATGATGTGCCAGTACATGGTCATCGAGAGCTGGCTCAACGAGCAGGCGGATGCCAGGCAGCGGGGTGTGGTGTTCAGCGGTTATATGATCGCGTCCTACCTGGGGTTGGTGCTGGGCCAGTTGATTCTGGTCATGCACCCCCAATTGGGGCTTGAGCTGCTGATGCTGGTGGCGTTGTGTTTTGCCCTGTGCCTGGTGCCGGTCGCCATGACCCGGCGCATTCACCCCGCACCTTTGCATCCTGCGCCGATGGAGCCGCGCTTCTTTATCAAGCGTGTGCCGCAGTCCCTGAGTACGGTGTTGGGGGCTGGCCTGATCGTCGGCTCTTTCTACGGCCTGGCGCCACTTTATGCGGCGCAACAGGGGCTGAGCACCGAGCAGGTCGGTCTGTTCATGGGGAGCTGCATTTTTGCCGGCCTGTTGGTGCAATGGCCGCTGGGCTGGCTATCGGATCGCTATGATCGTGCGTTGTTGATTCGCTGTTTCGCTCTGTGTCTGGCCGTGGCGGCATTGCCGCTGGCAATCATGACCCAGGTGCCGCTGGAAGTGCTATTTGTGGCCGGTTTCCTGTGCTCGCTGGTGCAGTTTTGCCTCTACCCATTGGCCGTGGCGTTTTCCAACGACCATGTTGAGGGGGATCGCCGGGTATCGCTCACGGCGATGTTGCTGGTGACTTACGGGGTGGGGGCGAGTATCGGGCCTTTGCTGGCGGGTGTGGTGATGAAGCTGTTTGGCAGCCAGATGCTCTATGCGTTCTTCAGCCTGTGCGCATTGATCCTCGTCTGGCGCATTCGACCCAAGGCTGTGACCAACCTGCATCAGGTGGATGACGCACCACTGCATCACGTGGCGATGCCCGATAGCATGTCCAGCTCTCCATTGGTGGCAGCCCTTGACCCGCGTGTGGATGGGCAGGTGGTCCAGGACCAGATGCAAACCGCCGCACCAGAGCCTGCGCCTGACGCAGAGCCTGAGCTTGAGCCTGAGTTGGAGCCTCAGCCCGCGTCCGAGCCGTCGGAACACCCCGACCCGGATGACCACCCGCACGACCTGAGCCGGGCCCGCCCCTGA
- a CDS encoding LTA synthase family protein produces the protein MRLPASAPLRFLLIITSLWLVIFFLTRLVLLATHLSESGTAFASIFGIGVLYDLSFLLYAATPMSLYLLLCPPSLWRLRGHLWFLQGLLTLSVFAMLFTAVAEWLFWDEFGVRFNFIAVDYLVYSDEVLNNILESYPIGKLLSGLAVIAVVICIALHKPLQRVIGAPLPSWRQRLLSIAVIFALSAVVLLVVDQDTPRGKGGNTYQHELASNGPYQFFAAFRNNELDYDKFYGTLPNDAFGKNIHQELAEGDVRFIGKDSLDVRRIVTQNDKTQRHNIILVTIESFSAKYMGSNGGVGNLTPNLDQLRKESLYFNNFYATGTRTDRGLEAITLSIPPTPGRSIVKRVGRESGFASLGQQLNHVGYDSVFVYGGRGYFDNMNAFFSGNGYRVVDQSSVDEAEIQFKNAWGMADEDLYQQTLKLADQNFAKQTPFLLQLMTTSNHRPYTYPEGRIDIASGDGRDGAVKYTDYAIGRFLEAARKKAWFDDTIFVFVADHTAGSAGKEDLPIRNYQIPLFIYAPKLIPAREEGQLASQIDLAPTLLGLLNLNYESTFFGRNLLLPSTLPPRVLVGNYQHLGLFDGKDLAILSPRAMLRRHDDALGASHEVTVQLDDPLVSRAITYYQAASYGFTHGLLNWPGSENITKQ, from the coding sequence ATGCGTTTGCCCGCTTCAGCCCCTCTGCGTTTCCTACTGATAATCACAAGCCTGTGGCTAGTGATTTTTTTCCTCACCCGCCTAGTGTTACTCGCTACTCATCTTTCAGAGTCGGGCACTGCATTTGCGTCGATCTTTGGCATCGGCGTCTTATACGACCTGAGCTTTTTACTGTACGCCGCAACGCCGATGAGCCTTTATCTGCTGCTGTGCCCGCCGTCGCTGTGGCGTTTACGCGGTCACCTCTGGTTTTTGCAGGGGCTACTGACGCTCAGCGTTTTCGCCATGTTATTTACTGCGGTGGCTGAATGGCTGTTCTGGGACGAGTTCGGCGTACGCTTCAATTTTATTGCCGTGGATTATCTGGTGTACTCCGACGAGGTGTTGAACAACATCCTGGAGTCCTACCCAATTGGCAAATTGCTTAGCGGGCTGGCGGTGATCGCGGTTGTCATTTGCATTGCTCTGCACAAACCTCTACAGCGGGTGATTGGTGCGCCGTTGCCGTCCTGGCGCCAACGCCTGCTGAGTATCGCAGTGATTTTCGCTCTGAGTGCTGTCGTTCTGTTGGTCGTTGACCAAGACACTCCACGTGGTAAGGGGGGCAACACCTATCAGCATGAGCTGGCCAGCAATGGTCCCTACCAGTTCTTTGCCGCATTTCGCAATAACGAGCTGGATTACGATAAGTTCTACGGCACGTTGCCCAATGACGCGTTTGGCAAGAACATCCACCAAGAGTTGGCGGAAGGCGATGTGCGGTTCATCGGTAAGGATTCGCTCGATGTCCGTCGAATCGTGACCCAGAACGATAAGACCCAGCGACATAATATTATTTTGGTGACAATCGAAAGCTTCAGCGCCAAGTACATGGGCAGCAATGGGGGCGTCGGTAACCTGACGCCCAACCTCGACCAACTGCGTAAAGAGAGCCTGTACTTCAACAACTTCTATGCCACTGGCACCAGGACGGACCGCGGCCTGGAAGCCATTACGTTGTCTATACCGCCGACGCCGGGACGCTCTATTGTCAAACGGGTTGGCCGTGAAAGTGGTTTCGCCAGCTTGGGCCAACAGCTGAATCACGTCGGTTACGACAGCGTTTTTGTGTATGGCGGCCGTGGCTACTTTGACAACATGAATGCGTTCTTCAGCGGAAATGGTTATCGGGTCGTCGATCAAAGCAGTGTCGATGAAGCTGAGATCCAGTTCAAAAATGCCTGGGGTATGGCTGATGAAGATCTTTACCAGCAAACGCTGAAGCTGGCAGACCAGAATTTTGCCAAACAGACACCTTTCCTGCTGCAACTGATGACCACCTCCAACCATCGTCCATACACTTACCCTGAAGGCAGGATTGACATTGCATCCGGTGACGGACGTGACGGCGCTGTGAAATATACCGACTATGCAATCGGCAGGTTTCTTGAAGCAGCCCGAAAGAAAGCCTGGTTCGACGACACTATCTTCGTCTTTGTCGCTGACCACACCGCTGGCAGCGCGGGCAAGGAAGACCTTCCGATTCGCAACTACCAGATCCCTTTGTTCATCTATGCGCCCAAGCTCATTCCGGCACGTGAAGAAGGCCAGCTAGCGAGTCAGATCGACCTGGCTCCAACCCTGCTTGGCCTGTTGAATCTCAATTACGAATCGACATTCTTTGGTCGCAATTTGCTTCTGCCTTCCACCTTGCCGCCCCGCGTTTTGGTAGGCAATTACCAACACCTTGGCCTGTTCGATGGTAAAGATCTGGCGATTCTCAGCCCGCGAGCGATGTTGCGACGCCACGATGACGCGCTGGGTGCCAGCCATGAGGTGACGGTTCAACTCGACGACCCTCTTGTCTCACGTGCGATTACCTACTACCAGGCCGCGAGTTATGGTTTCACCCATGGATTGTTGAATTGGCCCGGCAGTGAAAACATCACCAAGCAATAG
- a CDS encoding ArnT family glycosyltransferase: MSTEGEVFRRMQAARRALDWPTLGVAVLLLLLFYWGLGSLPFLSVNEARRAVTTREMYESAQWLLPYMNGELYLSKPPLFYWLALVSMSLSGSISEWSVRLPSALFATVCCLTLYRQARAFAGRQVALLAVMFLAANAGFSLFARRAEIEMPLTGLCLLALFCAWRFLFAQGGRSWVWLSYGLLGCALLTKGPVCLLWVTAPILVYALISRDRLARAFLCDSRGWMLAVLIGISWYLAVSMQEGWGVWSAIINEDIVKKINGQGAEAWYAYLLYLGGDFFPFWLILLVRPRQLWHAIRLSPQLTLLLCCILVPLLVFSLFTEKHAKYLLPVYPAIALLLAWHWSQLLTEARHPWWRWSLRVVPAVVLAGYTLFYLGLEGRVFAHRIDGFPQIKAATDAYPNFPAYSLGAADIRLVYYMGRPVSSITELEASSVAHTPGLLFVREPLPAALQALAPCTLTRIESYLRPKRSALLLGLGSLCANQGQIKP; encoded by the coding sequence ATGAGTACAGAAGGCGAGGTATTTCGGCGGATGCAAGCCGCGCGGCGTGCGCTGGACTGGCCAACCCTGGGCGTGGCGGTGTTGCTCCTGCTGCTGTTTTACTGGGGACTGGGGAGTCTGCCGTTTCTGAGCGTCAATGAAGCCCGGCGCGCGGTGACGACACGGGAAATGTACGAGTCTGCCCAATGGCTGTTGCCGTACATGAACGGCGAGCTGTACCTGTCCAAACCGCCGCTGTTCTATTGGCTGGCCCTGGTCAGCATGTCACTGTCGGGCAGCATCTCCGAATGGAGCGTGCGCCTGCCTTCGGCGCTGTTTGCGACGGTATGTTGTCTGACCTTGTATCGCCAGGCTCGTGCATTCGCCGGGCGACAAGTGGCGCTGCTGGCTGTGATGTTCCTGGCGGCGAATGCCGGGTTCAGCCTGTTTGCCCGCCGTGCAGAAATAGAAATGCCTTTGACCGGCCTGTGTCTGCTGGCACTGTTTTGTGCATGGCGCTTTCTGTTCGCGCAAGGTGGTCGCAGTTGGGTCTGGCTCAGTTACGGGCTGCTCGGCTGTGCCTTGCTGACCAAGGGACCGGTCTGCCTGTTGTGGGTGACCGCACCGATACTGGTCTATGCGTTGATCAGCCGCGATCGCCTGGCCCGAGCTTTTCTGTGTGACAGCCGGGGCTGGATGCTTGCGGTGCTGATCGGGATTTCCTGGTATCTGGCGGTGTCCATGCAGGAGGGCTGGGGAGTCTGGTCGGCCATCATCAACGAAGACATCGTCAAGAAAATCAATGGCCAGGGTGCAGAAGCCTGGTATGCCTATCTGTTGTATTTGGGTGGGGATTTCTTTCCCTTCTGGCTGATATTACTGGTGCGGCCGCGGCAACTCTGGCACGCCATCCGTCTGAGCCCGCAGTTGACCCTGTTGCTGTGCTGCATTCTGGTGCCGCTGCTGGTCTTCTCGCTGTTCACCGAAAAGCACGCCAAGTACTTGTTGCCTGTTTACCCGGCCATCGCCCTTTTGTTGGCCTGGCACTGGAGCCAACTGCTGACCGAGGCCCGGCACCCTTGGTGGCGCTGGAGTCTGCGCGTTGTTCCGGCCGTGGTACTGGCGGGATACACGCTGTTCTACCTGGGCCTTGAAGGGCGGGTGTTCGCCCATCGGATCGACGGATTTCCGCAGATAAAGGCCGCCACCGACGCGTACCCAAACTTCCCGGCCTATAGCTTGGGAGCTGCGGACATTCGCCTGGTCTATTACATGGGTCGGCCCGTCAGTTCGATCACCGAGTTGGAAGCCAGCAGCGTAGCCCATACGCCGGGCCTGCTGTTTGTCCGGGAACCGCTTCCTGCGGCATTGCAAGCCTTGGCGCCTTGCACCCTGACGCGGATCGAGTCGTACCTGAGACCCAAGCGTTCGGCCCTGCTGCTCGGGCTGGGCTCTTTGTGCGCCAATCAAGGCCAGATCAAACCTTGA
- a CDS encoding SdiA-regulated domain-containing protein — MNIELSAALGLRRPQRRHRLRIFIFVFLLLGVFGTNSSRFYWHQQLYHSVLQTWSSASQATGLWLPGFVPDVVAKPIEGIEEDISGITYDYDHDRLLTITNGGLMQIVALDRAGNVLERYPLEGFDDTEGLAYMGNGRVVVSEEGDQRLTFIQLPEKSATIRKGAEPFITVGVNLSTNNKGFEGVTYDPVGDRLFAIKERDPRQLYEIGGVSKSLNGNLSINLIDRTEWVNHSFFGRDIADAYYDPGTGHLVLLSEQSKLLIELDKEGRFVSYKSLLEGVKDFFSPNVHPEGVTMDAQGHLYVVAEPNLFYSFMRKP; from the coding sequence ATGAATATTGAATTGAGTGCTGCTCTGGGGTTGCGAAGACCTCAGCGACGACATCGTCTACGCATTTTTATTTTTGTGTTTCTGTTGTTAGGAGTGTTTGGGACGAATTCCTCCCGTTTCTACTGGCACCAGCAGCTTTACCACTCTGTACTGCAAACCTGGAGCAGTGCCAGTCAAGCGACTGGCTTATGGCTGCCAGGCTTTGTGCCTGATGTAGTGGCCAAGCCAATAGAGGGCATTGAAGAAGACATCTCAGGGATCACCTACGACTACGACCATGACCGGTTGCTGACCATTACCAACGGCGGGCTCATGCAAATTGTCGCTCTCGACCGAGCCGGCAATGTACTTGAGCGTTATCCGCTTGAGGGCTTTGACGATACTGAAGGATTGGCCTACATGGGCAATGGTCGAGTCGTTGTCTCTGAAGAGGGTGACCAGCGCCTGACGTTTATTCAACTGCCCGAGAAGTCCGCGACTATTCGAAAGGGAGCAGAGCCGTTCATCACCGTAGGTGTCAACCTGAGCACAAACAATAAGGGCTTTGAAGGAGTGACCTATGACCCTGTAGGGGACCGATTGTTTGCGATCAAGGAGCGCGACCCGCGACAGTTGTATGAGATTGGTGGAGTGTCGAAGAGCCTGAATGGAAACTTGTCCATCAACTTGATCGATCGAACTGAATGGGTGAACCATAGCTTTTTCGGGCGTGACATCGCCGACGCTTATTACGATCCGGGCACTGGCCATCTCGTTTTACTCAGCGAGCAATCCAAATTATTGATTGAGCTGGATAAAGAAGGCCGCTTTGTCAGCTACAAAAGTCTGCTCGAAGGCGTGAAGGATTTTTTCTCGCCCAACGTGCATCCGGAAGGCGTAACCATGGATGCGCAAGGCCATTTGTATGTCGTGGCGGAGCCGAACTTGTTCTATTCGTTTATGCGTAAACCTTGA
- a CDS encoding ArnT family glycosyltransferase yields MVGAGLGWRQPLNVDEERFLGVALEMLQNGSWFIPHRAGEIYADKPPLFMWAVALFVQLTHLPKVALYLPALLAGAVTTACLYDLGRRLWSRRVGVIAAILFLATYQSYSILRTGQIDGFLALWIILGIYGLCRHLLLGPAWRWYYVACAAMGFGIISKGVGFLPVLMLIPYAYAVRKGWKGVVPIPGKAGAWWLGLLVALAAIAVWLGPLVVIVLQGSSDSLAYAQEILLKQTAGRYANAWEHREPFWYFFVQVIPKYWVPIFFMLPWLVPAWRKQLAKHDGRVLVLLGWVVLVLLFFSLSSGKRKLYIFPALPALILLVAPLIPWMLRRWFSKRPRGRTVFVVLTAVWLGAWFVRGFIEPRKEGINPHETIMREVARLTGNSELVLVGWREGHWLFAQQPIVHFGFANHRALEQSALWLRNHPQAYALVPAHDLERCYDLQKARSVGDTSRAEWFLVGADADNHSCQSPAPDKVYSFVWKRSL; encoded by the coding sequence ATGGTGGGAGCGGGTCTCGGCTGGCGCCAACCGTTGAACGTCGATGAAGAGCGTTTTCTCGGCGTAGCCCTGGAAATGCTGCAGAACGGTTCATGGTTTATTCCCCATCGGGCTGGCGAAATTTACGCAGACAAACCTCCACTTTTCATGTGGGCTGTGGCGCTGTTCGTGCAGCTTACTCACCTGCCAAAAGTGGCCCTGTACTTGCCCGCGCTATTAGCAGGTGCCGTTACTACGGCCTGCTTGTATGACCTGGGCCGTCGCTTGTGGAGCCGGCGAGTAGGTGTAATTGCAGCGATATTGTTTCTCGCGACCTACCAGTCCTACAGCATTTTACGGACGGGGCAGATTGATGGCTTTCTGGCTCTTTGGATAATTCTGGGTATCTACGGTCTATGCAGGCATTTATTGCTCGGCCCGGCGTGGCGCTGGTACTACGTTGCCTGTGCAGCCATGGGGTTTGGCATCATCAGCAAAGGTGTGGGCTTCCTGCCGGTGTTGATGCTGATCCCCTATGCGTATGCGGTGCGCAAAGGTTGGAAAGGCGTGGTGCCCATTCCCGGCAAAGCGGGGGCCTGGTGGCTGGGGCTGCTGGTAGCGTTGGCAGCCATTGCGGTATGGCTGGGACCTCTGGTGGTGATCGTGTTGCAGGGCAGTTCCGATAGCCTGGCTTATGCTCAGGAAATCTTGCTGAAGCAAACGGCTGGCCGTTACGCCAATGCGTGGGAACACCGCGAACCTTTTTGGTATTTCTTCGTCCAGGTTATTCCCAAGTACTGGGTGCCGATTTTTTTCATGCTCCCATGGCTAGTGCCAGCTTGGCGTAAGCAACTGGCCAAGCATGACGGTCGAGTGTTGGTGCTACTCGGTTGGGTGGTACTGGTGTTGTTGTTTTTTAGCCTGAGCAGCGGCAAACGCAAGCTGTATATCTTTCCTGCGTTGCCCGCACTGATTCTGTTAGTGGCGCCACTTATTCCCTGGATGCTGCGCCGATGGTTCAGCAAGCGTCCGAGGGGGCGGACGGTATTTGTTGTATTGACCGCGGTGTGGTTGGGCGCGTGGTTCGTGCGCGGCTTCATCGAGCCCCGAAAAGAAGGCATTAACCCTCACGAAACGATCATGCGTGAAGTGGCGCGACTGACTGGAAACTCCGAGTTGGTGCTGGTCGGTTGGCGTGAAGGACACTGGTTGTTCGCGCAGCAACCTATTGTGCATTTTGGCTTTGCGAACCACCGGGCTTTGGAGCAATCAGCCCTCTGGCTTCGTAACCACCCGCAGGCCTATGCGTTAGTGCCCGCGCACGATCTGGAACGTTGTTACGACCTGCAAAAAGCTCGCAGTGTTGGCGATACCTCAAGGGCTGAGTGGTTCCTGGTTGGCGCGGACGCGGACAACCATAGTTGCCAGTCTCCCGCGCCAGACAAGGTTTACTCATTCGTGTGGAAGCGTTCCCTGTGA
- a CDS encoding lipid-A-disaccharide synthase N-terminal domain-containing protein, with the protein MGRESLWLAIGFVGQLAFTGRFVLQWLYSEYKKRSVIPVAFWYLSIVGSALLLAYAIYREDPVFIVGQSFGFIVYLRNLQLIAKHREQESHELDKKD; encoded by the coding sequence ATGGGTAGAGAATCTTTGTGGTTGGCCATTGGCTTCGTCGGTCAGTTGGCATTCACCGGGCGGTTTGTTCTGCAGTGGCTGTACAGCGAATACAAAAAACGCAGCGTGATCCCTGTCGCATTCTGGTACCTGAGCATCGTCGGTAGTGCGCTGCTATTGGCATATGCAATCTACCGCGAAGACCCGGTTTTTATTGTCGGCCAGTCCTTCGGTTTTATTGTGTACCTGCGCAATTTGCAGTTGATTGCCAAGCATCGTGAGCAGGAAAGCCACGAACTGGATAAAAAGGACTGA
- a CDS encoding glycosyltransferase family 2 protein, which produces MQETPYVSVLIPAKNEAGNLIPLLEEVRAALANETFEVIVVDDGSTDATAIELRTLQSSGYSQLRVLSHARSLGQSTSIYHAAEVARGHWLATLDGDGQNDPADLPKMLDLVRGSEGKPAGVKLVAGHRVNRRDTASKRWASRFANNLRSRLLKDQTPDTGCGIKLIEREAFLRLPYFDHMHRFIPALIRRHNGRMLVQPVNHRERGAGASNYGNLDRALVGIVDLFGVWWLVKRTRLEVDAQESEV; this is translated from the coding sequence ATGCAAGAAACTCCTTATGTGTCGGTCCTGATTCCGGCAAAAAACGAAGCAGGTAACCTCATTCCACTATTGGAGGAAGTGCGTGCCGCGTTAGCCAACGAGACCTTTGAAGTCATAGTGGTTGACGATGGGAGCACCGACGCCACCGCCATCGAATTACGAACGCTACAAAGTAGTGGTTACAGTCAATTGAGGGTGCTCAGTCATGCACGTTCCCTCGGGCAGAGCACCTCGATTTACCACGCAGCTGAAGTGGCGCGTGGGCATTGGTTGGCAACCCTTGATGGCGATGGCCAGAACGATCCGGCCGATCTACCGAAAATGCTGGACCTGGTTCGTGGTTCGGAGGGTAAACCCGCAGGCGTCAAGCTGGTGGCGGGTCATCGCGTAAATCGCCGGGATACGGCGAGCAAACGCTGGGCTTCGCGATTCGCCAACAATCTGCGCAGTCGCTTGCTGAAAGACCAGACCCCCGATACCGGCTGCGGTATTAAGTTGATTGAACGCGAGGCGTTTCTACGCCTGCCGTATTTCGATCACATGCACCGCTTTATTCCTGCACTGATCCGCCGTCACAACGGACGAATGTTGGTTCAGCCGGTGAACCACCGTGAGCGTGGAGCCGGGGCTTCCAACTACGGAAATCTTGACCGGGCTCTCGTGGGCATTGTTGATCTGTTCGGGGTGTGGTGGCTGGTAAAACGCACCCGCCTGGAAGTCGACGCACAAGAGTCCGAGGTCTGA